A section of the Humulus lupulus chromosome 2, drHumLupu1.1, whole genome shotgun sequence genome encodes:
- the LOC133814528 gene encoding uncharacterized protein LOC133814528 produces MKGVMIFGQKGKLNPRFIGPFEILDRIGKVAYKLALPPELSDVHDVFHVSMLKKYIPDSNHVLKHEVIQVDKDLTYEEKPVQILDRKNKVLRNKEIPLVKVLWRNQTIEEATWEREDEMKAKYPDLL; encoded by the coding sequence atgaaaggtgttatgaTATTTGGACAAAAAGGAAAGTTGAATccaaggttcattggaccttttgaaataTTAGACCGAATTGGAAAAGTGGCCTATAAATTAGCACTACCGCCAGAGTTGTCGGATGTGCATGATGTCTTCCATGTGTCTATGTTGAAGAAATATATTCCTGATTCCAATCACGTGTTGAAACATGAAGTTATCCAGGTGGACAAAGACCTTACCTATGAGGAAAAACCTGTCCAAATCTTGGATCGAAAGAATAAGGTcttaagaaataaagaaatacCTTTGGTCAAGGTATTGTGGAGAAACCAAACAATAGAAGAGGCTACGTGGGAGCGTGAAGATGAGATGAAAGCTAAATATCCCGATTTACTCTAG
- the LOC133814529 gene encoding uncharacterized protein LOC133814529: MMTSNIAESFNAALKAARNLPIDILVECLRSLVQKWVWNNSNNANGTFTKVSTATENELRDDIVSKMKYEVLPFNPIEYQVRDEKGTNFTVNIHNRTGTCNRFQEDEMPCGHAVAVIEKRNLGVYDYYAKFYKTETLKAMYEENVHPSPP; the protein is encoded by the exons ATGATGACATCCAACATCGCAGAATCCTTCAACGCTGCACTAAAAGCTGCAAGAAATCTCCCTATTGATATCTTGGTTGAATGTCTTAGAAGTTTGGTTCAAAAGTGGGTTTGGAACAATTCAAATAATGCAAATGGAACATTCACAAAAGTGTCTACAGCAACAGAAAATGAGTTGAGAGATGACATTGTTTCAAAAATGAAGTATGAG GTCTTGCCTTTCAACCCAATAGAATATCAAGTTCGTGATGAAAAGGGGACCAATTTCACAGTAAATATACACAATAGAACAGGTACATGTAATAGGTTTCAAGAAGATGAAATGCCTTGTGGGCATGCAGTAGCTGTAATTGAAAAGAGAAACTTGGGAGTGTATGATTACTATGCAAAGTTTTACAAAACAGAAACTTTGAAAGCAATGTATGAAGAAAATGTTCATCCTTCACCCCCATAA
- the LOC133814530 gene encoding WAT1-related protein At5g07050-like — MEEQKERATREKSRRRVMLEESIPYLICILCSFSGAGYFLLSKVSLNKGMSRYVLVTYGFAIGTLSSALLASVFERNNTSKLTSPVLRNVFFLGLLGAVLGRTMFYLGLEYTSQIFASAVSNIFPVFTFVLAVLFRMEKLDISKNSTRAKIGGTIVSFAGATILTLYKGIKVISVHTQSSHNQSASTTIQLSFEKAHWIKGSLILVASYLSIAAFFLLQAATVKIFAAPLNLTTLSCLSGTLLTVIMTAILDHKAASWRLSWDITLLAPLYSGIIIFSLGIYLQTIVMRRKGPVFAIAFSPLSSIFAAIMGIVILGDVLYLGSIIGATLIIIALYSILWGKKKEEDIILERTTATELDHNEIKAESAKMALALSHLDDVIENFAVRSEGSHFLVIPYDVVENDALQLSIARGIPQQVDCDCEIFTTYFAEQLILGKENEMPKEIDAQLLRQDIVVSLYFHGKRKQEDGYLTSDEFSEKLLDRKQKRRKTAA, encoded by the exons ATGGAGGAACAAAAAGAGAGAGCCACAAGAGAAAAGAGTAGAAGGCGAGTAATGTTAGAGGAATCTATACCATATCTTATCTGCATATTGTGTAGTTTCTCTGGTGCAGGGTATTTTTTGCTCTCCAAAGTTTCTCTAAACAAAGGTATGAGTCGGTATGTGCTTGTCACCTATGGCTTCGCTATTGGGACTCTATCTAGTGCTCTTCTTGCCTCTGTCTTTGAAAG GAATAACACTAGTAAACTCACCAGCCCTGTCTTGAGAAATGTCTTCTTTCTAGGTCTGCTTGG AGCAGTGTTGGGGAGGACAATGTTTTACTTGGGATTAGAATacacttcacagatttttgctTCTGCAGTCTCCAACATATTTCCAGTCTTTACCTTTGTCTTAGCAGTTTTATTCAG AATGGAAAAATTGGACATTTCGAAGAACAGTACTCGAGCAAAGATAGGAGGAACTATAGTTTCATTTGCAGGAGCAACAATCTTGACCCTTTACAAGGGCATCAAAGTGATATCAGTACACACTCAAAGCTCCCATAATCAATCTGCTTCTACTACTATACAACTGTCTTTTGAGAAAGCTCACTGGATAAAAGGCTCCCTTATTCTTGTGGCTTCCTACTTGTCAATCGCAGCATTCTTCCTCTTACAG GCAGCAACAGTAAAAATATTTGCAGCACCATTGAATTTGACAACACTAAGTTGCCTGTCGGGAACATTGCTTACAGTAATCATGACTGCAATTTTGGATCATAAAGCAGCCTCTTGGAGGCTGTCATGGGATATCACACTTCTAGCTCCTCTCTATAGT GGAATTATAATATTCAGTTTGGGAATTTATCTTCAAACCATAGTAATGAGAAGAAAAGGTCCAGTGTTCGCGATTGCCTTTAGTCCTTTGTCATCAATATTTGCAGCTATCATGGGAATAGTGATTCTGGGAGACGTTTTATATTTGGGCAG TATAATAGGAGCTACATTGATAATTATTGCGCTCTATTCAATTCTATGGGGAAAGAAGAAAGAGGAAGACATCATACTCGAGCGTACCACGGCAACAGAACTAGATCATAATGAAATCAAAGCAGAAAGTGCGAAAA TGGCATTGGCGTTAAGCCATTTGGATGATGTGATTGAAAATTTTGCAGTAAGATCTGAGGGCTCTCAT TTTCTAGTAattccttatgatgttgttgagaATGATGCTTTGCAATTGAGTATTGCTAGAGGCATTCCTCAACAAGTTGattg CGACTGTGAGATTTTTACAACGTATTTTGCCGAGCAATTAATTCTTGGAAAGGAAAATGAGATGCCAAAAGAAATTGATGCTCAGTTGCTTCGCCAAGACATTGTTGTTAGCTTGTATTTTCATGGGAAGAGGAAACAAGAAGATGGATATTTGACTAGCGATGAGTTTAGTGAAAAGCTTTTGGATAGGAAGCAAAAGAGGAGGAAGACTGCTGCATAG